A single Entelurus aequoreus isolate RoL-2023_Sb linkage group LG11, RoL_Eaeq_v1.1, whole genome shotgun sequence DNA region contains:
- the LOC133660775 gene encoding apolipoprotein C-I-like: MRLYLALAVLLLALLAYTEAQDDTMQQKFSNVGDQITEFGQSIAEKTKKAFQTIQDSDFAVATRDFFRNGFEKLKKQVEDISNP, encoded by the exons ATGAGACTTTACCTCGCATTAGCCGTGCTCCTGCTAGCATTGCTTGCATACACTG AGGCTCAGGATGATACAATGCAGCAGAAGTTCTCTAATGTCGGTGATCAGATAACCGAGTTTGGCCAAAGCATTGCCGAGAAGACCAAGAAAGCCTTCCAGACGATTCAAGACAGCGATTTTGCCGTCGCTACTCG GGACTTTTTTAGGAATGGCTTCGAGAAGCTGAAGAAACAGGTGGAGGACATCAGCAACCCCTGA